A single genomic interval of Geotoga petraea harbors:
- a CDS encoding PIN domain-containing protein produces the protein MKIVDANVVLRYLLQDNEKLSNKAKDIIENNEIFIPTEVIAEIVYVLEKVYSVNRKEINKILSELLRFYNITTNNMDVIKNALKIYSNKKLDFVDTILISYNNVDKHEIFSFDKKLNKLLYK, from the coding sequence ATGAAAATAGTTGATGCCAATGTTGTATTAAGATATCTTCTACAAGATAACGAAAAATTATCTAACAAAGCAAAAGATATTATTGAAAACAATGAAATCTTTATTCCAACAGAGGTAATAGCAGAAATAGTGTATGTATTAGAAAAAGTATATTCAGTAAACAGAAAAGAAATTAATAAAATCCTTTCAGAATTACTGCGCTTTTATAATATCACCACAAATAATATGGATGTAATAAAAAATGCATTGAAAATATACTCAAATAAAAAATTAGATTTTGTGGATACCATCCTTATTTCTTATAATAATGTTGATAAACATGAAATTTTTTCCTTTGATAAAAAACTAAATAAATTATTATATAAATAA